The Desmospora profundinema genome includes a region encoding these proteins:
- a CDS encoding EthD family reductase → MVKLIALYRHPEDPAAFDKHYQEVHTPLVEKMPGLKKLEVTRMKGAPTGGEAKYYLEAAMYFENEESLQAAMNSPEGRASAKDLMGFAGPLVTMMIGEVAQVAEIHG, encoded by the coding sequence ATGGTAAAACTGATCGCGTTGTACCGTCATCCGGAAGATCCCGCCGCTTTTGACAAGCACTATCAAGAGGTGCACACTCCCTTGGTGGAAAAGATGCCGGGGTTGAAAAAGCTGGAAGTGACCCGGATGAAAGGAGCTCCGACGGGGGGAGAGGCAAAGTACTACCTGGAAGCGGCCATGTATTTTGAGAATGAAGAAAGTTTGCAAGCGGCCATGAATTCGCCGGAAGGACGTGCTTCTGCCAAAGATCTGATGGGTTTTGCCGGTCCGCTGGTCACCATGATGATCGGGGAAGTGGCGCAAGTGGCCGAGATCCACGGATGA
- the paaA gene encoding 1,2-phenylacetyl-CoA epoxidase subunit PaaA has translation MTDAERHARFMERLERGEKIEATDWMPDEYRKLLLKLIHMHAISEIMGALPEKEWVPKAPTLKRKLAIMAKVQDEMGHGQLLLRVAEDLAAPLGKTREDLVTDVIRGRVKFHNVFHMPAPTWADAGVIGWLVDGAAIINQAALLHTSYGPYARVLKRICAEESFHMQHGENIILALAGGTDEQRAMLQDAVNRWWESLLFFFGPVEVTSSAQRMIQYKIRTKTNEELRQQFFQKYVPRIWSLGLTIPDPDLRYDEAEGKWHFTPPDWKKWGHIVQNNDGPQSQERVALRRFAHEEQQWVREAMVRAGRKSLAV, from the coding sequence ATGACGGATGCGGAACGCCACGCCCGGTTTATGGAACGATTGGAGCGGGGGGAGAAGATCGAGGCGACGGATTGGATGCCCGACGAGTATCGCAAGCTGCTCCTCAAATTGATCCACATGCACGCAATCAGTGAGATCATGGGGGCGCTGCCGGAAAAAGAGTGGGTTCCCAAAGCACCGACACTGAAGCGGAAACTGGCGATTATGGCCAAGGTGCAGGACGAGATGGGTCATGGGCAGCTGCTCTTGCGTGTGGCCGAAGATTTGGCCGCTCCTTTGGGTAAAACGCGGGAGGATCTGGTGACGGATGTGATCCGGGGGCGGGTCAAATTCCATAACGTCTTTCACATGCCTGCCCCCACTTGGGCGGATGCCGGCGTAATCGGCTGGCTGGTGGATGGGGCGGCGATTATCAACCAAGCGGCGCTGCTCCATACCTCTTACGGCCCCTATGCCCGGGTCTTAAAACGGATTTGTGCGGAAGAGAGCTTCCATATGCAACACGGGGAGAACATCATCCTGGCATTGGCGGGCGGAACCGATGAACAGCGGGCGATGCTGCAGGATGCGGTGAATCGCTGGTGGGAGTCGTTGTTGTTCTTCTTTGGGCCGGTGGAGGTGACGTCATCCGCCCAACGCATGATCCAGTACAAAATCCGGACGAAAACCAACGAAGAGTTGCGCCAACAGTTCTTCCAAAAATATGTTCCCCGCATTTGGTCACTGGGTCTGACAATCCCCGATCCGGATCTGCGGTACGACGAAGCGGAAGGAAAGTGGCACTTCACCCCGCCGGATTGGAAAAAGTGGGGTCATATCGTTCAAAACAACGACGGACCCCAATCGCAGGAGCGGGTGGCCTTGCGCCGTTTTGCCCATGAAGAGCAGCAGTGGGTGCGGGAAGCGATGGTTCGCGCGGGCCGAAAATCGCTGGCGGTCTAA
- a CDS encoding thiolase family protein has protein sequence MRKTVIVDAVRTPIGRHRGRLAAVRPDDLGATVIRALLERNPSVSSEQVEDVVLGCANQAGEDNRNVARMSALLAELPESTAGVTVNRLCGSGLEAVNQATAALLMGNGEIAIAGGVESMSRAPLVMLKPEESLPRGNRELVDTTLGWRFVNPRLAERYEPISMGETAENVAQDCRISREEQDAFALESQRRAKAAWERGVFTDEVVPVYVLQRRGEPVFMDRDEHLRPETTLEKLASLQPAFREGGTVTAGNSSGINDGAAALLLAEGETAERLSLKPLAVVRGFAVAGCDPQRMGLGPIFAVRKLLQRTGLTVSDLDLVELNEAFAAQALACITELGLNPERVNVHGGAIALGHPLGASGARILTTLVHELKRRGGRYGVAAMCIGVGQGIATLVENVQSR, from the coding sequence ATGCGAAAAACGGTGATTGTCGACGCGGTACGCACCCCGATCGGACGACACCGGGGAAGGTTGGCGGCGGTGCGACCGGATGATCTGGGAGCGACGGTAATCCGGGCTTTGTTGGAACGGAATCCTTCCGTTTCATCGGAGCAGGTGGAGGATGTGGTGTTGGGCTGCGCCAACCAAGCGGGGGAGGATAACCGCAATGTGGCCCGCATGTCAGCTTTGTTGGCGGAACTGCCGGAATCGACAGCAGGGGTGACGGTGAACCGGCTGTGCGGCTCCGGATTGGAAGCGGTCAACCAGGCGACGGCGGCCCTGCTGATGGGAAATGGGGAGATCGCCATTGCCGGCGGAGTGGAAAGCATGTCGCGGGCTCCCTTGGTGATGCTGAAACCGGAGGAATCGCTTCCCAGGGGAAATCGCGAACTGGTGGACACCACCTTGGGGTGGCGCTTCGTCAATCCGCGGCTGGCTGAGCGATACGAGCCCATCTCCATGGGGGAAACTGCCGAAAACGTGGCTCAAGACTGCCGTATCTCCCGGGAAGAGCAGGATGCCTTCGCCTTGGAAAGTCAGCGGCGGGCGAAAGCGGCATGGGAGCGGGGCGTGTTTACCGACGAAGTGGTTCCCGTCTACGTACTGCAGCGCCGAGGGGAACCCGTCTTCATGGACCGGGATGAGCACCTCCGGCCGGAAACCACTTTGGAGAAGTTGGCTTCGTTGCAACCGGCCTTCCGGGAGGGGGGAACCGTTACCGCGGGCAACAGCTCCGGCATCAACGACGGTGCCGCTGCGCTGTTGTTGGCAGAAGGGGAGACGGCGGAGCGGTTGAGTCTAAAGCCGCTGGCTGTGGTGCGGGGATTTGCCGTGGCCGGATGTGATCCCCAACGGATGGGATTGGGGCCCATTTTCGCCGTACGAAAGCTGCTGCAACGGACCGGGCTGACTGTGAGCGACCTGGATCTGGTGGAATTAAACGAAGCCTTTGCCGCCCAGGCGCTGGCCTGCATCACGGAACTCGGTTTGAACCCCGAGCGGGTGAATGTCCACGGCGGTGCCATCGCCTTGGGCCATCCCCTGGGCGCCAGCGGCGCCCGAATCTTGACGACGTTGGTCCATGAGTTGAAGCGACGCGGAGGCCGTTACGGAGTGGCTGCGATGTGTATCGGTGTCGGTCAGGGAATCGCCACCTTGGTGGAAAACGTCCAATCGAGATAG
- the paaC gene encoding 1,2-phenylacetyl-CoA epoxidase subunit PaaC, which translates to MKVESAEQAQADSHYRLALVELLTQLADDELCLGHRDSEWLGLAPDIEEDVAFSSIAQDEVGHAVFFYERLHELGEAEPDDLAFLRPASERKNAILVEGPNGDWAMTITRHFLYDTFDAVRIEAAEQSGYVPLAQGAAKIRREERYHQMHLHLWFTRLLSAGGEARERMERAVRHWWPRMGDLFSLGHREAEMVRLGILPWGSEEMRRRWEERIRPAFLENGLPWPGEWRIEGADGRQGEHTGDLVALIRTMSEVKETDPAARW; encoded by the coding sequence GTGAAGGTAGAATCGGCGGAACAAGCCCAAGCGGATTCTCATTATCGTCTGGCACTGGTGGAACTATTGACACAGTTGGCTGATGATGAACTGTGCCTCGGTCACCGCGATTCCGAGTGGCTGGGGCTGGCCCCGGACATTGAGGAGGATGTGGCATTCAGCTCCATCGCCCAGGACGAGGTGGGCCATGCGGTCTTCTTTTACGAACGGTTACATGAGCTGGGAGAAGCGGAGCCGGATGATCTGGCGTTTCTCCGTCCGGCATCGGAACGGAAAAATGCGATCCTGGTGGAGGGTCCCAACGGCGATTGGGCGATGACCATCACGCGCCATTTCCTGTATGACACTTTTGACGCGGTGCGGATCGAGGCAGCGGAACAATCGGGATATGTTCCGCTAGCCCAGGGAGCGGCTAAAATTCGTCGGGAGGAGCGCTACCATCAGATGCATCTGCATCTATGGTTTACCCGTCTGCTGTCGGCGGGTGGGGAAGCACGGGAACGGATGGAACGGGCTGTCCGCCATTGGTGGCCCCGAATGGGAGATCTCTTTTCACTCGGGCATCGGGAAGCGGAGATGGTTCGTCTGGGGATTCTCCCTTGGGGATCGGAGGAGATGCGCCGCCGGTGGGAAGAGCGGATCCGTCCCGCTTTTCTGGAGAATGGCTTGCCGTGGCCCGGCGAGTGGCGCATCGAGGGGGCTGACGGTCGTCAGGGGGAACATACCGGTGACTTGGTGGCGTTAATCCGCACCATGTCCGAGGTGAAGGAGACGGATCCCGCCGCCCGTTGGTAA
- a CDS encoding aldehyde dehydrogenase family protein produces the protein MGTQLEKQTIGVYYKEKYPLFINGEHVQGSDGEWFETYNPATGETVAQVAAASKEDVDRAVEAARNALEKSKWAKWPASRRGQILNKMAGLMRERFADLVKLEVLNSGKAYSAAQGQVHQAIEDFEFYAGSIHTLSGDTKPVPNGFLNYTRKEPVGVCAQIIPWNYPLMMAAWKIAPALAAGCTIVLKPASLTPLTTYALVEIGQEAGLPPGVLNVVTGSGSTIGAYLVEHPGVDKVAFTGETGTGKDIMKTASETLKRVTLELGGKSPSMVFEDADLDAAVDGSVFGIYYNTGMSCEARSRLFVHESIYETFVERFVEKTKKLKLGDTFSKETHVGAVISQSQWDVIDSYVKLAEKEGARVLYGGGRPEGEAFTDGYWYQPTVIVDVTNDMRVAQEEIFGPVVVIMKFNDEKEVIRQANDSIYGLAAAVWTRDFGRANRVAAQIKAGTVMVNNPFSAMPGLPFGGYKQSGFGRELCLETLDLYTETKSVNAYIGPKPLNPFGV, from the coding sequence ATGGGAACCCAGCTGGAAAAGCAAACAATCGGTGTCTACTATAAGGAGAAGTATCCCCTTTTTATCAATGGAGAGCATGTGCAGGGGTCTGATGGAGAATGGTTTGAAACCTACAACCCGGCAACCGGGGAGACGGTTGCGCAAGTGGCCGCCGCTTCCAAGGAAGACGTGGACCGTGCGGTGGAAGCCGCTCGCAACGCACTGGAAAAGAGCAAGTGGGCCAAATGGCCGGCCTCCCGCCGCGGACAGATCCTGAACAAGATGGCGGGTCTGATGCGGGAACGGTTTGCGGATCTGGTGAAATTGGAAGTACTCAACAGCGGTAAAGCTTATTCCGCCGCTCAGGGACAAGTGCACCAGGCGATTGAAGATTTCGAGTTTTACGCAGGATCGATCCATACCTTGTCTGGGGATACCAAGCCGGTTCCCAATGGGTTTCTCAATTATACCCGTAAAGAGCCGGTAGGGGTTTGTGCCCAGATTATCCCGTGGAACTATCCGCTGATGATGGCGGCTTGGAAGATCGCCCCCGCCCTGGCCGCCGGTTGCACCATCGTGTTGAAGCCGGCCAGCTTAACACCGCTTACCACTTATGCATTGGTGGAAATCGGACAGGAAGCGGGTCTGCCGCCAGGCGTCCTCAATGTGGTGACCGGCAGTGGTTCCACCATCGGTGCGTATCTGGTGGAACACCCCGGAGTGGACAAGGTAGCCTTCACAGGGGAGACCGGTACCGGTAAAGACATTATGAAGACCGCTTCTGAAACCTTGAAACGGGTGACGCTGGAATTGGGCGGAAAATCACCCAGCATGGTGTTTGAGGATGCAGATCTGGATGCCGCTGTCGATGGTTCCGTTTTCGGCATCTACTACAATACGGGAATGTCCTGCGAGGCCCGCTCCCGCCTGTTTGTCCATGAATCCATCTATGAAACATTCGTCGAGCGATTTGTGGAAAAAACAAAAAAACTGAAACTGGGGGACACCTTCAGCAAAGAGACCCATGTAGGAGCCGTGATCTCTCAAAGCCAATGGGATGTGATCGACTCCTATGTGAAACTGGCGGAGAAAGAAGGGGCCCGGGTGCTCTACGGCGGCGGTCGCCCGGAGGGAGAGGCTTTCACCGACGGCTACTGGTATCAGCCGACAGTGATCGTCGATGTGACTAACGATATGCGGGTGGCTCAGGAAGAGATCTTTGGTCCGGTCGTGGTGATCATGAAATTTAACGATGAAAAAGAAGTGATCCGTCAGGCAAACGATTCTATCTACGGGTTGGCAGCCGCGGTATGGACGCGTGACTTTGGGCGGGCCAATCGGGTGGCGGCCCAGATCAAGGCGGGCACCGTCATGGTGAACAACCCCTTCTCCGCCATGCCGGGACTTCCCTTCGGCGGGTACAAACAGTCCGGATTCGGCCGGGAGTTATGTTTGGAGACGCTGGATTTGTACACTGAGACCAAGAGCGTCAATGCGTACATCGGCCCCAAACCCCTCAATCCCTTTGGTGTGTGA
- the paaD gene encoding 1,2-phenylacetyl-CoA epoxidase subunit PaaD yields the protein MMTTTGMKRLWLALENVKDPEIPSVSIVELGMVNAVEEEGGGRVRVSLTPTFVGCPALDLIADSVRGQLTDLEGVEGVEVAYVMDPPWTSDRITPQGRRKLQEFGIAPPPSCLEVAPDCPFCGAGGGEVHNLFGPTACRAIFYCKRCHQPFEGMKPV from the coding sequence ATGATGACGACAACGGGAATGAAACGGCTATGGTTGGCGCTGGAGAATGTGAAGGATCCCGAGATCCCGTCGGTCAGCATCGTCGAGCTGGGAATGGTCAATGCCGTCGAAGAGGAAGGAGGCGGACGGGTTCGTGTGTCTCTCACACCCACTTTTGTCGGTTGCCCCGCTCTGGACCTGATTGCCGATTCGGTAAGGGGACAATTGACAGACTTGGAGGGCGTGGAAGGGGTGGAAGTCGCTTATGTCATGGATCCGCCGTGGACCAGCGACCGCATTACGCCCCAAGGACGGCGCAAGCTGCAGGAGTTTGGGATTGCTCCGCCCCCGTCCTGTCTGGAAGTGGCGCCGGACTGTCCCTTCTGCGGGGCGGGAGGAGGGGAAGTACACAACTTGTTCGGACCGACGGCATGCCGAGCTATTTTTTATTGTAAGCGCTGTCATCAGCCGTTTGAAGGCATGAAACCGGTTTGA
- a CDS encoding phenylacetate--CoA ligase family protein translates to MFQRDLETLDRTRLEALQGERLKKTVERVYHLVPFYRQQLDRAGVKPDSIQHVDDVRRLPFTTKADLREQYPFGLFAVEQEEVARIHASSGTRGKPTVVGYTKGDLERWAEVCARAIVTAGGRPGDVFHNAYGYGLFTGGLGMHEGAQRLGMTVIPVSGGNRSRQITLIRDFQPRGIAGTPSFILSLGEAMIESGHDPRKMKLSYGIFGAEPWSEAMRTALEEMWGIDALDIYGLSEVIGPGVSMECREGKDGLHIAEDHFLAEVVDPETGESLPEGEAGELVFTSLTKEAFPVLRYRTGDIAPLTRERCRCGRTHARMSRIKGRLDDMLIIRGVNIFPSEVESVVVQVEELSPHYQVVLTRTGAMDGLTLEVEVSPDWLDRQGGMFDPLQENSRRLHDRIQGRLKEALGISAEVALKSPRTLPRSEGKAVRLVDRRH, encoded by the coding sequence TTGTTTCAACGAGACCTGGAAACCCTGGATCGGACCCGGCTGGAAGCGCTGCAGGGAGAACGATTAAAAAAAACAGTGGAACGGGTGTACCATCTGGTTCCATTTTACCGACAGCAGCTAGACCGAGCAGGGGTGAAACCGGATTCGATCCAGCATGTGGACGATGTACGTCGGTTGCCTTTTACCACCAAGGCGGACCTGAGGGAACAGTATCCCTTTGGCCTGTTTGCCGTGGAGCAGGAGGAGGTGGCGCGGATTCATGCTTCCTCCGGGACCAGAGGGAAACCGACAGTGGTGGGCTATACGAAGGGAGATTTGGAACGCTGGGCGGAGGTGTGTGCCCGGGCGATCGTTACCGCCGGCGGCCGACCGGGGGATGTTTTTCACAATGCATACGGGTACGGCTTGTTTACAGGGGGGCTCGGCATGCATGAGGGAGCCCAACGCCTGGGAATGACAGTGATCCCGGTCTCTGGAGGCAACCGCAGCCGCCAGATCACCCTGATCCGGGATTTTCAACCTCGGGGAATCGCCGGCACTCCTTCTTTCATCTTAAGCCTGGGAGAGGCGATGATCGAGTCGGGGCATGATCCGCGGAAGATGAAGCTCTCCTATGGGATATTCGGGGCGGAGCCCTGGTCCGAAGCCATGCGGACCGCCTTGGAGGAGATGTGGGGAATCGATGCGCTGGACATCTATGGATTGTCTGAGGTGATTGGACCAGGGGTGTCGATGGAATGCCGCGAGGGAAAAGACGGGCTGCATATCGCAGAAGACCATTTTCTGGCGGAGGTGGTGGATCCGGAAACCGGAGAGTCCCTGCCGGAAGGGGAGGCAGGGGAATTGGTTTTCACGTCCCTCACGAAGGAAGCGTTCCCTGTCTTGCGTTACCGGACGGGGGACATCGCCCCCCTCACCCGGGAGCGGTGCCGTTGCGGTCGTACCCATGCGCGGATGTCCCGTATCAAGGGCAGATTGGACGACATGCTCATTATTCGCGGGGTGAACATATTCCCGTCAGAGGTGGAAAGTGTGGTGGTACAGGTGGAGGAGCTCTCTCCCCATTACCAGGTGGTGCTTACCCGCACAGGAGCGATGGATGGACTAACCCTGGAGGTGGAAGTCTCTCCGGACTGGCTGGACCGGCAAGGCGGAATGTTCGATCCCCTCCAGGAAAATAGCCGTCGCCTTCATGACCGGATCCAAGGGCGCCTGAAAGAGGCCTTGGGTATTTCGGCAGAGGTGGCGCTAAAATCCCCCCGCACCTTGCCCCGCAGTGAGGGGAAAGCGGTCCGGCTGGTGGATCGTCGTCACTAG
- a CDS encoding 3-hydroxyacyl-CoA dehydrogenase family protein has protein sequence MSHNVWLLGEGPLAETAGMVLRKRGVSVWEGNTPNGEAVDAVIDVSFSGENGDRKHALLAHAESRVRPDIPIFTSCLDTWATRTAAWLKKPERVAGFSPLELAEGDIVEVSRPLQAQDETAWEGQVRLWENWGKRVEIVGDEPGLVFPRILSLMVNEAAHLLGEGGATAADIDTGMKQGTNHPRGPLEWADRVGVDQIAAILEGLQQAFGEDRYRPAPLIRKMVWAGRFGVRSGRGFHHYE, from the coding sequence ATGAGTCATAATGTCTGGTTGCTGGGGGAAGGCCCTTTGGCGGAGACGGCGGGGATGGTTCTGAGGAAACGCGGCGTCTCCGTCTGGGAAGGAAATACTCCGAATGGGGAAGCGGTGGATGCGGTCATCGATGTGAGCTTTTCGGGGGAAAACGGGGATCGCAAGCACGCCTTGCTTGCCCATGCGGAGTCTCGGGTACGGCCGGATATCCCCATCTTTACCTCCTGTCTGGACACCTGGGCGACCCGGACTGCTGCCTGGCTGAAAAAACCGGAACGCGTGGCGGGTTTTTCGCCGCTGGAGCTGGCGGAAGGGGATATCGTCGAGGTGAGCCGTCCCCTGCAGGCGCAGGATGAAACGGCATGGGAAGGACAGGTGCGCTTGTGGGAGAACTGGGGAAAACGGGTGGAGATTGTCGGTGATGAGCCGGGTCTCGTTTTTCCTCGCATTCTCTCCCTGATGGTAAATGAGGCGGCGCATCTGCTGGGGGAAGGCGGAGCCACCGCTGCGGATATCGATACAGGGATGAAACAGGGAACCAACCATCCCCGCGGCCCGTTGGAGTGGGCGGACCGCGTCGGGGTGGACCAGATCGCCGCCATCCTGGAGGGACTTCAGCAAGCTTTTGGTGAGGACCGCTATCGCCCGGCTCCCCTGATTCGCAAGATGGTGTGGGCCGGCCGCTTTGGAGTTCGCTCCGGCCGGGGGTTTCACCACTATGAATGA
- a CDS encoding phenylacetic acid degradation protein, whose protein sequence is MTETKKPLEYDVFEVFVQKTHADSHIHVGSVVAPSPDVALHTARENFLRRDPAVNLWIVPRNHVYSTPYEDSDFFAREMDRKYREVGGYAENGRLWKMYRERAIKLEEIVQDLHGDRGRERKEGEG, encoded by the coding sequence ATGACAGAAACGAAGAAACCGCTGGAATATGACGTATTTGAAGTGTTTGTCCAGAAAACCCATGCCGACTCTCATATCCATGTGGGAAGTGTGGTGGCACCTTCTCCGGATGTGGCCTTGCACACGGCACGGGAGAATTTCCTTCGGCGCGATCCGGCGGTCAACCTTTGGATCGTGCCCCGTAACCATGTCTACTCCACCCCCTATGAGGATTCGGACTTCTTTGCCAGGGAAATGGACCGGAAGTACCGGGAGGTGGGCGGATACGCGGAAAACGGCCGCTTGTGGAAAATGTACCGGGAGCGGGCCATTAAACTGGAGGAAATCGTGCAAGACCTGCATGGTGACCGAGGCCGGGAACGGAAGGAGGGGGAAGGGTGA
- a CDS encoding 3-hydroxyacyl-CoA dehydrogenase family protein: MKPMERAAVLGAGTMGAGIAQFLAAKGVEVTLRDIDEEPLEKGLDVIRRQLQRQVDRGRMASSDVDTILSRIHPATDLDCLAPVEWVIEAVVERLSVKQALFQDVEQVVGREAVLATNTSSLSVTAIASVLQNPERFLGLHFFNPAPVMPLVEVVSGERTDPAAANRAVEWLRRLGKTPIQVADTPGFLVNRVARPFHTEPYRLVSTGVADKAQVDRILRSAGFPMGPFELQDLIGIDINLAASEAVYEGFYHDPRFRPHPGQRKMVESGSLGRKVKRGHFTHES, encoded by the coding sequence ATGAAACCGATGGAACGGGCGGCAGTGCTGGGCGCCGGCACGATGGGTGCCGGAATCGCCCAGTTTTTAGCCGCCAAAGGGGTGGAGGTGACACTCCGGGACATCGACGAGGAACCGCTGGAAAAAGGGCTGGACGTCATCCGCCGACAATTGCAACGACAAGTGGACAGGGGGCGGATGGCATCGTCGGATGTGGATACGATTCTCTCCCGGATTCATCCCGCCACCGATCTGGATTGTCTCGCGCCGGTGGAGTGGGTGATCGAGGCGGTGGTGGAACGACTGTCCGTCAAACAAGCCCTGTTTCAGGATGTGGAACAGGTAGTGGGCCGGGAAGCGGTGCTGGCCACCAACACCTCTTCTCTGTCGGTGACGGCAATTGCATCCGTGCTGCAAAATCCGGAACGCTTTCTCGGACTCCACTTTTTTAATCCGGCTCCGGTCATGCCGCTGGTGGAAGTGGTAAGCGGGGAACGGACCGATCCGGCGGCGGCGAATCGTGCCGTGGAGTGGCTTCGCCGTTTGGGAAAAACCCCGATACAGGTGGCGGACACGCCCGGATTTCTGGTCAATCGGGTGGCTCGCCCCTTTCACACCGAGCCGTACCGCCTCGTCTCCACCGGTGTGGCCGATAAAGCCCAGGTGGATCGGATCCTGCGGTCCGCCGGTTTTCCTATGGGTCCCTTTGAACTGCAGGACCTGATCGGCATCGACATCAACCTAGCGGCATCGGAAGCGGTTTATGAAGGTTTCTATCACGATCCCCGCTTTCGCCCGCATCCGGGACAGCGCAAGATGGTGGAAAGCGGTTCTCTCGGCCGCAAGGTGAAAAGGGGGCACTTTACCCATGAGTCATAA